The following coding sequences lie in one Cotesia glomerata isolate CgM1 linkage group LG5, MPM_Cglom_v2.3, whole genome shotgun sequence genomic window:
- the LOC123266019 gene encoding uncharacterized protein LOC123266019, with amino-acid sequence MANLTTLKRQRGHIQATMTTLKKHLDSIPQDRAKTNLHLIKSALDTVIKAFQKFESIQDEIEGLVDEEIENRNNYTEMYDRETARAKKLLEDLRPPAAQEVNTVVPTAAPGTMQTIAQSTIKLPPINLKPFDGSPEKWSEFFSLFTSVMKDQPVEPVQKLNYLKSSLTGKAARAIESLELINSNFDVAISILKEKYEHPRRMTRRHMTILREFPKLVKDSPTAINELVDVFHQHTRALENLGAPVEFWDIPLVDLILSKVNSTTAWQWELTLNDDKCPPFKELLRFLSHRANCAEPSHNDSNHNKQVKNEPRTQALFTHSKGQGQPSHQRKMCTCPVCGLFHLLYTCDQFREASVDERRKIVYDAHLCFNCFGKGHGVNACTSQGSCKICRKRHHTLLHIPEEQKRSEQQQTSSNIPAQHTSTYTNPQTEK; translated from the coding sequence ATGGCTAATCTCACCACTTTAAAACGACAACGTGGTCACATTCAAGCGACTATGACCACTCTCAAAAAGCATTTGGATAGCATCCCTCAAGACCGAGCAAAAACTAATCTGCATTTGATTAAAAGCGCGTTAGATACAGTAATCAAAGcatttcaaaaattcgaaTCTATTCAAGATGAGATAGAAGGGTTAGTGGATGAAGAGATCGAGAATCGTAATAATTATACTGAAATGTATGACCGGGAAACGGCACGTGCCAAAAAACTTCTTGAAGATCTACGACCTCCAGCAGCTCAAGAAGTCAACACTGTGGTTCCTACAGCTGCCCCGGGTACAATGCAGACAATCGCTCAATCAACGATTAAATTACCTCCGATAAATCTTAAACCCTTTGACGGTTCACCAGAAAAGTGGTCAGAATTCTTCAGTTTATTTACCTCAGTAATGAAAGATCAACCGGTTGAACCAGTAcaaaaacttaattatttgaaatctTCATTAACCGGAAAAGCGGCAAGAGCAATTGAGTCGTTAGAgcttattaatagtaatttcgACGTTGCAATTTCTATTTTGAAAGAGAAATACGAGCATCCAAGGCGTATGACGCGTCGTCATATGACCATTCTAAGAGAGTTTCCGAAATTAGTAAAAGATAGTCCTACAGCTATTAATGAACTTGTTGACGTTTTTCACCAACATACTAGAGCCTTAGAGAACCTAGGAGCTCCAGTAGAATTTTGGGATATACCATTAGTCGATTTAATTTTGTCAAAGGTCAACTCGACCACCGCTTGGCAATGGGAATTAACCTTGAATGACGATAAATGTCCGCCTTTCAAGGAATTGCTAAGATTTTTGAGTCACCGAGCTAATTGTGCCGAACCATCTCATAATGATTCAAATCATAACAAACAAGTTAAAAACGAACCGCGAACGCAAGCTCTTTTTACACATTCCAAGGGTCAAGGACAACCTTCTCATCAACGAAAAATGTGTACCTGTCCCGTATGTGGCCTGTTTCATTTGTTATATACGTGTGATCAATTTCGTGAAGCATCTGTAGATGAGCGTCGTAAAATCGTATATGACGCGCATTTatgttttaattgttttggAAAGGGACACGGAGTTAACGCATGTACTTCACAAGGTTCTTGTAAAATTTGCAGAAAACGTCATCATACCTTATTGCACATTCCTGAAGAACAAAAGAGATCAGAGCAACAGCAAACGTCTTCAAACATACCTGCGCAACATACCTCTACCTACACCAACCCTCAGACTGAGAAATGA
- the LOC123266020 gene encoding uncharacterized protein LOC123266020: MVTSVLEILDKDKRPIQCRGLLDTCSTTNFITRRLADVLKLKKTSCNVPVGALNSMTTYCTELATATIKSRLNDYKKTLTFLVVPEISHFIPDQPIHRELIKIPDNIVLADPNFHKPAPVDLLLGAGTTLSLLSVGQIKLSSSNQQELYLQKTMLGWIIGGAAPSSLPTSSNCYLTTTNLDFDLQKFWEIEECPTVKRFTAEEEKCEQHFRKHVTRDSDGRYVVALPFNPHTTKLGKSYHLTRKRFDSTERRLNQKPELKIQYEEVLQDYLKQNHMSPMVDNPLTSNGYYLPHHAVMKETSLTTKVRVVFDGSLKTSSGVSLNDVLYTGPTIQPDLFTILIRFCKHPIVITGDLKQMYRQFLVRKQDRKFQRILWRNEAKKLQTYELNTVTFGITCAAYLAIRCLHQLSEDEGESYPVVAPLLLSDFYVDDFLSGTKTKEEAKLVITQMIGILSTAGLTMRQWASNDPSVLEDIPAEDVNPRLQLGDTTLKTLGIHWDSRTDTITYTVNPIQSNKITKRIILSEVAKIFDPLGLLAPVIILAKIILQNLWNYKLDWDESLPADLHSDWQKYCEQLPSLNLLSFPRTVITADLKEIQLHGFSDASEKAYGACVYLRTVDHLGNIKVQLLCAKSRVAPIKTLTIPRLELRGAQLLSTLIKTVKTALDEEVNIFYWTDSTIVLRWLQISPQQLKTVVAHRVAEIQTVTQVKSWRHVPTEHNPADLVSRGVLPAEFPSANLWKDGPSWLSQLESFWPSHESPKIEEVQSELPEQRRPVCLVNAARPFTTLTRFPTLERMIRGLAYCFRFVRKDFPAKFLTVNELRHVETRVLRCVQSQAFPEDIKNLISKDRKKSVSSNLLKLSPFLDQDGIMRVGGRLYLSNLPFDAKHPIILPKNNHVTDLFIMYFHKKHLHTGVQQTLYTIRRKYWIIDGRSQVYKNLKQCCNCFKASPPPTEYVMGKLPKARVNIANPFNQVGVDYCGPFLLKEKKFRNRVSIKAYVAVFVCLAVKAVHLELVTDLTSDGFLSALRRFISRRGLCQDIYSDNGTNFVGANNILKEFIKDIKTTEAQNKIQGYLSDKSIQWHFSPPHAPYVGGQWEAAVKSFKKHLGHVAGHDMLFTYEQFNTLIIEIEAILNSRPMTTISSDPTDPIPLTPGHFLIGDSLTNLRGYDYTATPDNRLSYWQHLQKVKQHFWNRWSKEYLNELTVRTKWEKAGPEIINGSIVLLREDNIPPAQWALGKIVECYPGSDGVVRTALVKTAKSSFGRNVKKLAILPISISNSESKLETKN; the protein is encoded by the coding sequence ATGGTTACTTCTGTGCTTGAGATTTTAGACAAGGACAAAAGACCTATACAGTGTCGAGGACTTCTCGATACCTGTTCGACTACCAATTTCATTACTCGTCGTCTGGctgatgttttaaaattgaagaaaacatCATGTAATGTGCCTGTTGGCGCTTTAAATTCTATGACTACTTATTGTACCGAGCTTGCAACAGCTACCATTAAATCTCGTTTAAACGATTATAAAAAGACACTGACCTTTTTAGTCGTACCAGAAATCTCGCATTTTATACCTGATCAACCGATCCACCGTGAATTGATAAAGATACCTGATAATATTGTATTAGCTGATCCAAACTTCCATAAACCTGCGCCTGTTGACCTACTTTTAGGAGCAGGCACCACTCTTTCGCTATTATCTGTCGGACAAATCAAATTGTCCTCATCTAACCAACAAGAATTATACCTGCAAAAAACAATGCTTGGCTGGATAATAGGTGGAGCTGCCCCATCCAGTCTACCGACCTCATCAAATTGTTATCTCACCACTACCAATTTAGATTTCGACCTTCAGAAGTTTTGGGAAATAGAGGAATGTCCCACCGTCAAGAGATTCACCGcagaagaagaaaaatgtGAACAACATTTTCGTAAGCATGTAACCAGAGATTCCGATGGGCGATATGTCGTTGCCCTACCGTTCAACCCGCATACTACCAAGCTAGGAAAATCATATCATCTGACTCGCAAGAGATTCGACAGTACTGAGCGTAGATTAAATCAAAAACCTGAGCTCAAGATACAATATGAAGAAGTTCtacaagattatttaaaacaaaatcatATGTCTCCGATGGTTGATAACCCTTTGACTTCAAATGGTTATTATTTACCTCACCATGCAGTTATGAAAGAAACCAGCCTTACTACAAAGGTACGAGTGGTATTTGATGGCTCATTAAAAACTTCTTCAGGTGTATCACTCAATGATGTCTTGTATACTGGCCCAACTATTCAACCCGATTTATTCACCATATTGATTAGATTTTGTAAGCACCCAATAGTAATTACGGGTGACCTAAAACAAATGTACCGACAGTTTTTAGTCAGAAAACAAGACAGAAAGTTCCAGCGTATCCTCTGGAGAAATGAAGCTAAAAAACTCCAGACATATGAGTTAAATACCGTCACCTTCGGTATTACCTGTGCCGCTTATTTAGCAATACGTTGTTTACACCAATTAAGTGAAGACGAGGGTGAATCATATCCAGTCGTCGCACCATTGTTATTATCCGATTTTTATGTTGATGACTTTCTTAGTGGAACAAAGACTAAGGAAGAAGCAAAACTTGTGATTACGCAAATGATTGGGATCCTATCTACTGCCGGACTAACAATGAGGCAGTGGGCTTCTAATGACCCTTCGGTTTTAGAAGATATACCTGCGGAAGATGTCAACCCTCGATTGCAATTGGGAGACACTACATTGAAAACTTTAGGTATACATTGGGACTCTCGCACTGATACTATTACTTATACGGTAAATCCTATCCAATCAAACAAGATTAccaaaagaattattttatctgAAGTAGCTAAAATATTTGACCCGTTAGGTTTGCTGGCTCCAGTTATTATATTagctaaaattattttacaaaatttgtgGAATTATAAACTGGACTGGGACGAATCTCTACCTGCGGACCTTCACAGTGACTGGCAAAAGTACTGCGAACAATTACCTTCTCTAAATCTATTGTCATTTCCTCGTACCGTAATTACTGCTGACCTTAAAGAAATTCAATTACATGGATTTTCCGATGCTAGTGAGAAGGCATATGGAGCGTGTGTCTACTTACGTACTGTTGACCATTTAGGCAACATTAAGGTGCAATTATTATGTGCAAAATCTCGAGTTGCACCGATCAAAACCTTAACTATACCAAGATTAGAGCTTCGTGGAGCTCAACTTTTATCAACATTGATAAAAACGGTTAAAACTGCCCTGGATGAAgaagtcaatattttttattggacTGATTCAACTATTGTTTTACGTTGGCTTCAAATTTCTCCACAGCAACTAAAAACCGTTGTTGCGCATCGTGTGGCTGAAATACAGACCGTTACACAAGTAAAGTCTTGGAGACACGTTCCTACAGAACATAATCCCGCTGATCTTGTCTCGCGAGGAGTTTTGCCTGCAGAGTTTCCCTCTGCTAACCTATGGAAGGATGGACCGTCGTGGTTAAGCCAATTGGAATCGTTTTGGCCGAGCCATGAATCACCGAAGATTGAAGAAGTACAATCGGAGCTACCTGAGCAGCGCCGACCCGTATGTTTAGTCAATGCAGCTAGGCCATTTACAACGCTAACAAGATTTCCAACTTTAGAACGTATGATACGTGGTTTGGCCTACTGTTTCCGATTTGTTAGAAAAGATTTTCCAGCAAAATTTCTTACCGTAAATGAATTACGACATGTGGAAACTCGAGTACTTCGATGTGTGCAATCTCAAGCATTTCctgaagatataaaaaatttgatttctaAGGATAGGAAAAAATCAGTAAGTTCGAATCTCCTCAAATTATCTCCTTTTCTCGATCAAGATGGAATAATGAGAGTGGGTGGACGTCTATATTTGTCCAATTTACCGTTTGATGCCAAACATCCTATTATATTGCCAAAAAACAATCATGTCACTGATTtgtttattatgtattttcaCAAAAAACATTTGCATACAGGCGTTCAACAGACCCTATATACCATTCGTCGTAAGTATTGGATCATTGATGGCCGGAGCCAGgtatacaaaaatttgaagCAATGCTGTAATTGCTTTAAGGCTAGTCCGCCTCCTACAGAGTATGTTATGGGTAAATTACCAAAGGCTCGTGTTAACATTGCTAATCCTTTTAATCAAGTTGGTGTTGATTATTGTGGGCCTTTCcttttaaaagaaaagaaatttcGTAATCGAGTTTCTATAAAGGCATACGTCGCTGTATTCGTATGTCTTGCCGTAAAAGCTGTTCACCTAGAGTTAGTGACCGATCTCACTTCTGATGGTTTCTTGTCTGCCCTGAGACGATTTATTTCACGTAGAGGTCTATGTCAAGATATCTATAGTGATAATGGGACTAACTTCGTTGGAGCTAACAACATTTTAAAGgaatttattaaagatataaaaaccACTGaagctcaaaataaaattcaaggaTACCTAAGTGACAAGAGTATTCAATGGCATTTTAGTCCACCTCACGCACCTTATGTTGGTGGCCAATGGGAGGCTGCTGTGAAAAgctttaaaaaacatttaggCCACGTAGCTGGACACGATATGTTGTTCACCTACGAACAATTCAACActttaattattgagattgaagcaattttaaattctagaCCGATGACCACTATCTCCTCTGATCCTACCGATCCTATACCCCTTACTCCTGGCCATTTTTTGATAGGTGATTCTTTGACCAACTTACGAGGTTACGATTATACCGCCACGCCTGATAATCGTTTATCTTATTGGCAACATTTACAGAAGGTGAAACAACACTTCTGGAACCGATGGAGCAAGgagtatttaaatgaattgacCGTTCGTACCAAATGGGAAAAGGCTGGCCCTGAGATAATAAATGGGTCAATTGTCTTATTAAGAGAAGACAACATACCACCGGCTCAATGGGCGCTGGGAAAAATTGTTGAGTGCTATCCAGGTAGTGATGGTGTAGTGCGCACAGCGTTAGTGAAAACTGCTAAATCATCCTTTGGTAGAAATGTCAAAAAACTTGCAATATTACCTATATCTATCTCAAATAGTGAATCAAAATTAGAGACAAAAAATTAG